One genomic region from Nymphaea colorata isolate Beijing-Zhang1983 chromosome 12, ASM883128v2, whole genome shotgun sequence encodes:
- the LOC116265396 gene encoding uncharacterized protein LOC116265396 isoform X1: MVGSSDICLGSSDISAASLPINRKLLTLAVVNDGSRVLLGLKKRGFGEGYYNGFGGKVEEGETIDQAAVRELKEEAGISPIGMTKLGILIFHFDDKPCPWEVHVFNVPEFTGEPCESDEMLPTWFAHEQIPFEQMWKDDTVWYPLFLKGQKFKGEFFFQDTHKLFSYKCEAVESL; the protein is encoded by the exons ATGGTTGGAAGTTCAGATATCTGCCTTGGAAGTTCAGACATCTCCGCTGCCAGCCTCCCCATCAACCGGAAGCTATTGACGTTAGCCGTAGTAAACGATGGCTCTAGGGTCCTCCTTGGCCTCAAGAAACGTGG GTTTGGTGAGGGTTACTACAATGGTTTCGGGGGTAAGGTCGAAGAAGGGGAGACCATCGATCAAGCAGCTGTTAGAGAG CTCAAAGAAGAAGCAGGGATATCCCCAATTGGTATGACGAAGCTGGGGATTCTGATATTCCATTTTGATGATAAGCCCTGCCCTTGGGAG GTACACGTGTTCAATGTTCCTGAGTTTACTGGAGAACCATGTGAAAGTGATGAAATGCTGCCAACTTGGTTTGCACATGAGCAGATTCCATTTG AGCAAATGTGGAAAGATGACACTGTTTGGTATCCTCTTTTTCTCAAAG GGCAAAAATTTAAgggtgaattttttttccaggaCACACATAAATTGTTTTCTTACAAATGTGAGGCCGTTGAATCATTATAA
- the LOC116265396 gene encoding uncharacterized protein LOC116265396 isoform X2, whose translation MVGSSDICLGSSDISAASLPINRKLLTLAVVNDGSRVLLGLKKRGFGEGYYNGFGGKVEEGETIDQAAVRELKEEAGISPIGMTKLGILIFHFDDKPCPWEVHVFNVPEFTGEPCESDEMLPTWFAHEQIPFEQMWKDDTVWYPLFLKGHT comes from the exons ATGGTTGGAAGTTCAGATATCTGCCTTGGAAGTTCAGACATCTCCGCTGCCAGCCTCCCCATCAACCGGAAGCTATTGACGTTAGCCGTAGTAAACGATGGCTCTAGGGTCCTCCTTGGCCTCAAGAAACGTGG GTTTGGTGAGGGTTACTACAATGGTTTCGGGGGTAAGGTCGAAGAAGGGGAGACCATCGATCAAGCAGCTGTTAGAGAG CTCAAAGAAGAAGCAGGGATATCCCCAATTGGTATGACGAAGCTGGGGATTCTGATATTCCATTTTGATGATAAGCCCTGCCCTTGGGAG GTACACGTGTTCAATGTTCCTGAGTTTACTGGAGAACCATGTGAAAGTGATGAAATGCTGCCAACTTGGTTTGCACATGAGCAGATTCCATTTG AGCAAATGTGGAAAGATGACACTGTTTGGTATCCTCTTTTTCTCAAAG gaCACACATAA